The following DNA comes from Enterobacter sp. SA187.
ATGATGCGGCAGGCGTACACGCTCAGGTGCTCGTAGTCGGCGATATAGACTTCTTTATCTTCCGCCTTAAAGATGGCCATCAGGGTGGCAAACTCTTCTTCGGTGGTGCCGGCAAAGCTCCAGTCCACGAACGGATAATCCGCATCCTGTTTGAACATGTCCCAGGAGATCAGACCGCTGGAATCGATAAAGTGCGTTTCGAGATTCGCATGTTCAGCCACTTCTTCATCATCAAAGGTTGGCGGCGTAAAGACGTCGAGATCTTTCAGTCCGCGTCCCTGCAACAGCTCGGTCACAGTACGCTCAAGGGCCACGCCAAAGTCCGGGTGCGCGCCGAAAGAGGCGAAGCAGGTGCCGTTAGCCGGGTTAAACAGCACGACGCAGATCACCGGATATTTACCGCCCAGCGAGGCGTCATACGCGAAAATCGGGAAACCTTCGGCTTCCAGCGTTTCAATAGATGCCACCACGCCCGGATAGCGCGCCAGAACGTCAGCCGGGATTACCGGCAGGCTGATGCTTTCGGCGATGATGCGGTTTTTGATATGGCGCTCAAACACCTCAGACAGACCCTGAACGCGGGCTTCGTTGGCGGTATTACCGGCAGACATACCGTTAGAAACGTACAGGTTGCCAACGATGTTCATGGGAATATAAACCGTCTGCTGATCGGACTGACGGGTGAAAGGCAGGCCGCAGATCCCACGCTCTTCATTGCCGGACTGCAAATCAATCAGCATGCTGGCGGTCAGTTCGTTTTCCGGATCGTAGAACGCGCGCAGACGCTCATCAAGAATGCCTTTCGGCAGTTCGTCGTCTTCCGGCAGCGGGAACCATTTTTCGTTAGGGTAATGAACGAACGGGCCATTGGCGATGGCATCGCCCAGCCAGAAATCGGCAAAGAAATAGTTGGTGGAGAGGCGTTCGAAATATTCGCCCAGCGCGGAAGCCAGCGCCGCCTTTTTGGTCGCGCCTTTGCCGTTGGTAAAGCACAGTGAGCAGGCTTTATCCCGGATGTGCACAGACCAGACGTTCGGAACCGGATTCAGCCAGGAGGCTTCTTCTATATCGAAGCCGAGATCGAGCAGTTTTTGCTGGAAGCGGGCGATGGAATCTTCCAGAGCGGCATCTTTGCCGGGGATAAATGTTTGCGTCATTGTCTTCACTTTATTCGTACGGAAAGCGCGCAATGATACGGGTTTTGCGTGACAGGCGCTATCGAAGTAAGCCGGGCGGCAAAAATAAAACTTCCCACTATGCTTATACTCACTAACATACTGTTCAGGATGAATAAAATGAAAGCGTTTGATCTGCAACGTATGATGCTGGATAAAGTGCCGCTGGAGTTTTTGGGCGAAGTCGCGCTGCGTAGTCTTTATACTTTTGTGCTGGTTTTTATATTTCTTAAGCTGGCAGGTCGCCGTGGCGTACGGCAGATGTCGCTGTTTGAAGTGCTGATAATTCTGACATTGGGATCGGCTGCGGGGGATGTGGCGTTTTACGACGATGTCCCTATGCTGCCCGTATTCATCGTATTTCTTACCCTGGCGGTGCTTTACCGGCTGGTGATGTGGTTGATGGCTCACAGTGAAAAACTGGAAGATCTTTTTGAAGGTAAGGCGGTGATCGTCATCGAAGAAGGCGAGCTGGCGTGGGAAAAACTGCAAAAAGAAAACCTCACCGAATTTGAATTTTTTATGGAGCTGCGGGTTAACGGCGTCGAACAGCTGGGGCAGGTCAAACTGGCGATCATGGAAACCAATGGCCAGATCAGCCTCTATTATTATCCTGATAATGAAGTCCGTCCGGGTCTGAGTATATTGCCGCCGGAATGGAGCCCGCGTTTCACGACTATTCCTGAAGAAGATGATTACGCCTGCATAAGGTGCAGTGAGGTCATAAGAATGAAGGCGGGTCAGCGGATGCTCTGCCCGCGCTGCGCCCATCCCGAATGGTCAAAAGCGAGCCGCGCGCTACGCATTACCTGACAGCGTTTTTCTCCATAAGAAATCAGCAAGTCCGGACATTGTGCTATGTGATAACGCCCACAATTCCGGGCTGTGCGCCATTACCCGTTGCGACACCCGTCACTGAATGGTAAAACCGATGTCACAGGAATAACTTATTGCTATCAGCATGGTGAGGGGAAATGGCTCAGGTGTTTAATTTCAGTTCAGGTCCGGCGGTTTTACCGGCAGAGGTGCTTAAACAGGCGCAACAGGAGTTGTGCGACTGGAACGGTCTTGGCACATCGGTAATGGAAATCAGCCACCGTGGAAAAGAATTTATTCAGGTGGCAGAAGAAGCAGAACAGGATTTTCGCGATCTGCTGGACATCCCCTCAAACTATAAAGTTTTATTCTGTCACGGCGGCGGTCGCGGTCAGTTCGCCGGTATCCCGCTGAATATCCTCGGCGATAAAACCACTGCCGATTATGTTGATGCCGGTTACTGGGCGGCAAGCGCGGTAAAAGAGGCGAAAAAATACTGCACCCCAAACGTCATTGACGCTAAAACTACCGTTGACGGTCTGCGTGCTGTGAAGCCGATGCGTGAATGGCAGCTCAGTGATAACGCCGCCTATATGCATTATTGCCCGAACGAAACCATCGACGGTATCGCCATTCATGAGACTCCGGATTTCGGGCGCGACGTCGTGGTAA
Coding sequences within:
- a CDS encoding DUF421 domain-containing protein; its protein translation is MKAFDLQRMMLDKVPLEFLGEVALRSLYTFVLVFIFLKLAGRRGVRQMSLFEVLIILTLGSAAGDVAFYDDVPMLPVFIVFLTLAVLYRLVMWLMAHSEKLEDLFEGKAVIVIEEGELAWEKLQKENLTEFEFFMELRVNGVEQLGQVKLAIMETNGQISLYYYPDNEVRPGLSILPPEWSPRFTTIPEEDDYACIRCSEVIRMKAGQRMLCPRCAHPEWSKASRALRIT
- the ycaO gene encoding 30S ribosomal protein S12 methylthiotransferase accessory factor YcaO, with the translated sequence MTQTFIPGKDAALEDSIARFQQKLLDLGFDIEEASWLNPVPNVWSVHIRDKACSLCFTNGKGATKKAALASALGEYFERLSTNYFFADFWLGDAIANGPFVHYPNEKWFPLPEDDELPKGILDERLRAFYDPENELTASMLIDLQSGNEERGICGLPFTRQSDQQTVYIPMNIVGNLYVSNGMSAGNTANEARVQGLSEVFERHIKNRIIAESISLPVIPADVLARYPGVVASIETLEAEGFPIFAYDASLGGKYPVICVVLFNPANGTCFASFGAHPDFGVALERTVTELLQGRGLKDLDVFTPPTFDDEEVAEHANLETHFIDSSGLISWDMFKQDADYPFVDWSFAGTTEEEFATLMAIFKAEDKEVYIADYEHLSVYACRIIVPGMSDIYPAEDLWLANNSMGAHLRETLLALPGSAWEKEDYLNLIAQLDEEGHDDFTRVRELLGIATGKDNGWYTLRIGELKAMLALAGGDTEQALIWTEWTMEFNASIFTPERANYYRCLQTLLLLTQEEDREPLQYLHAFVRMYGAEAVEAASAALSGEAPFYGLQAADGTLTAFPAHQSLLQAYEKLQRAKAAYWTK